From [Clostridium] symbiosum, a single genomic window includes:
- a CDS encoding ABC-ATPase domain-containing protein, with product MNQSQDLKRLLESVDHKSYPAYKSAQGSYDFKDYILSIDHVQGDPFASPSKVSVFVPRKINAFPSEYTDRPWKKTALEDYLLRCFSQEISRFNFKAKGSGKSGLIATSRPGQEVLERTACECTDSGITARFEVGFPAFGRTINSGELIKILFDFLPGCVRNVFIYRNRDPKQVRSVIELAEDQEFIRNELKRLNLVSFAADGSVLPRETGISDRPMKDSVPFMSPASLSITLNLPHHGPIHGMALHRGITLVVGGGYHGKSTLLKALESGVYNHIAGDGREYVITDQTAVKLRAEDGRSINNVDISLFINDLPNGRDTSRFSSEDASGSTSQAAAVIEGIEAGAAAFLIDEDTSATNFMLRDELMEKIVSRDKEPITPFIERARELYEKAGISTILVAGSSGAYFYIADTVIQMDSYRPCDITEQVKKACNEYRASSAPATTAPGFNLPAADRKLICRNSGSSSCRRRDIEPSEDLSKSWGNGRDDRRDRRGGRNDRGDGRRGGRDERGDGRRDDDRIKVKVFGKDSFQVAKEPVDLRFVEQLADSEQTAALAQMVRFCLERDLLSRYTLQETVSLLMKEYEKKGLAAFSSSSYTAMGLCMPRIQEIYACLNRFRG from the coding sequence ATGAATCAGTCCCAGGATTTAAAAAGACTTCTGGAATCCGTTGATCACAAAAGCTATCCCGCTTATAAATCTGCTCAGGGTTCCTATGATTTTAAAGACTATATTTTATCGATCGACCACGTTCAGGGAGATCCGTTTGCCTCCCCGTCCAAAGTCAGTGTGTTTGTTCCCCGCAAAATAAACGCATTTCCCTCCGAATATACCGACAGGCCATGGAAGAAAACCGCCCTGGAGGATTATCTGCTGCGTTGTTTCAGCCAGGAAATCTCACGTTTTAACTTCAAGGCCAAAGGCTCCGGCAAAAGCGGCCTTATTGCTACCAGCAGGCCGGGGCAGGAGGTTTTGGAGCGCACGGCATGCGAATGTACGGACAGCGGAATCACAGCGCGTTTCGAGGTGGGATTTCCGGCTTTTGGCAGGACTATCAACTCGGGCGAACTGATTAAAATACTGTTTGATTTCCTTCCCGGCTGCGTCAGAAATGTTTTCATTTATAGGAACAGGGATCCGAAACAGGTCCGCAGCGTGATCGAACTCGCAGAGGATCAGGAATTTATACGGAATGAACTGAAGCGGCTTAACCTTGTCTCATTTGCCGCCGACGGCTCTGTCCTGCCCAGAGAAACGGGTATTTCGGATCGGCCTATGAAGGACAGTGTCCCGTTTATGTCTCCCGCTTCATTAAGCATCACCCTTAACCTGCCGCACCATGGCCCAATCCACGGCATGGCGCTCCACAGAGGAATTACCCTGGTCGTCGGAGGAGGCTATCACGGCAAATCCACCCTGCTGAAGGCTCTGGAAAGCGGCGTGTACAACCATATTGCCGGAGACGGACGCGAATATGTGATAACGGACCAAACCGCGGTTAAACTGCGCGCTGAGGATGGACGGAGCATCAATAATGTGGATATTTCCCTGTTCATCAATGATTTGCCGAACGGCAGGGACACCTCCCGCTTCTCCTCCGAAGACGCCAGCGGAAGCACATCGCAGGCGGCGGCCGTCATTGAGGGAATCGAAGCCGGTGCAGCGGCATTTCTGATCGATGAGGATACGTCCGCCACAAACTTCATGCTCCGTGACGAACTGATGGAGAAGATTGTAAGCCGTGATAAGGAACCTATTACTCCCTTTATTGAGAGGGCCCGGGAACTCTATGAGAAAGCCGGAATTTCTACCATACTGGTGGCCGGAAGCTCCGGTGCCTACTTCTATATTGCCGACACGGTAATCCAGATGGATTCTTACCGCCCCTGCGATATCACGGAGCAGGTCAAAAAGGCCTGCAATGAATACCGTGCCTCCTCAGCTCCCGCAACGACGGCGCCCGGATTTAATCTGCCTGCAGCCGACAGGAAACTGATCTGCAGGAACAGCGGCTCAAGTTCCTGCAGACGAAGAGATATCGAGCCCAGTGAAGACCTCAGTAAAAGCTGGGGCAATGGCAGAGATGACCGTAGGGACCGCAGAGGCGGCAGGAACGACCGTGGTGACGGCCGCAGAGGCGGAAGGGATGAGCGTGGTGACGGCCGCAGAGACGACGACAGAATTAAGGTTAAAGTTTTCGGTAAGGATTCCTTCCAGGTTGCAAAAGAGCCGGTTGATCTCCGTTTTGTTGAGCAGCTGGCCGACAGCGAACAGACCGCGGCTCTGGCGCAGATGGTCCGGTTCTGCCTGGAACGCGATCTGCTGTCACGTTATACCCTGCAGGAAACCGTGTCCCTCCTTATGAAGGAATATGAGAAAAAAGGACTGGCGGCATTTAGCAGCTCCTCCTATACGGCGATGGGATTATGCATGCCCCGCATACAGGAAATTTACGCATGTCTTAACCGTTTCCGGGGATAA
- a CDS encoding amidohydrolase, translated as MDHTRIYLNGHILTVDKNDSLAEALVTQGKLIKYVGTREDAMKYSGGEAEIIDLKGRALAPGFIDSHIHLGQIGMGQVSADCRRATCIADVVELIRRQAKNTPKHEWVRGWGLNEMKLAEKRMPTCEELDQATTDHPVMITRACYHVSVNNTMALRLGGISDGTPSPEGGLIEKINGHITGTLKEAAHNNLLKVAMPGEDMLEDAMASASDSLIRQGITSIHVAGCYGYPQMRAMRRGVQSGRIKNRIYAVLFTFIDCEQFIDDYIKCGIVTGFGDEHFRIGPVKLMIDGSTSAPTAAMFEPYDSRPGDTGILCYTPEQVERMMIKANRAGYQCTVHAVGDRAVEVMVTAIEKALEDTPRTDHRHRIEHCGFINENLVERIKKLGIVVVPQPAFFYEFGDGYVINYGKRIDSMFPCRTWFDNGVVAAGSSDCPVTSSDPLFGIFEAVNRVTGSGRKVSQCQRINIKEALRMHTYNGAYASFEEQIKGSLEVGKLADMVVLSENLYEVSAENIRNVRVERTIIDGEDVFIAE; from the coding sequence ATGGATCATACAAGAATTTATCTGAACGGACACATTCTTACCGTAGATAAGAATGACAGCTTGGCCGAAGCACTGGTAACTCAGGGGAAGCTCATTAAATATGTCGGCACGCGGGAAGACGCCATGAAGTATTCCGGTGGTGAGGCAGAAATAATTGATTTAAAAGGAAGGGCTTTGGCTCCCGGATTTATTGACTCCCATATTCACCTGGGCCAGATTGGGATGGGGCAGGTATCCGCCGACTGTCGGCGAGCCACATGTATCGCGGATGTGGTGGAGCTGATTCGCAGGCAGGCGAAGAATACCCCGAAGCACGAGTGGGTCCGGGGCTGGGGCCTTAACGAAATGAAGCTGGCTGAAAAACGGATGCCCACCTGTGAAGAACTGGATCAGGCGACAACGGATCATCCGGTCATGATTACGAGAGCCTGCTACCATGTTTCTGTCAATAATACAATGGCGCTCCGTCTTGGCGGCATATCCGACGGCACGCCTTCTCCAGAGGGGGGCCTGATTGAAAAAATTAATGGACACATAACCGGAACGCTTAAAGAGGCTGCACACAACAATCTTTTAAAGGTGGCCATGCCCGGAGAGGATATGCTTGAAGACGCTATGGCATCCGCCTCAGACAGTCTGATACGCCAGGGTATCACATCGATCCATGTAGCAGGCTGTTACGGATATCCGCAGATGCGGGCCATGCGGAGAGGAGTTCAGAGCGGCAGAATTAAAAACCGCATTTATGCAGTTTTATTCACCTTTATCGACTGTGAACAGTTTATCGACGATTATATCAAATGCGGCATCGTAACCGGATTTGGTGACGAACATTTCCGTATCGGTCCGGTCAAGCTGATGATTGACGGATCCACGAGCGCCCCTACCGCGGCCATGTTTGAACCTTATGATTCACGTCCCGGTGATACGGGCATCCTCTGTTACACCCCGGAGCAGGTGGAACGCATGATGATTAAAGCCAACCGGGCCGGTTATCAGTGTACCGTCCACGCCGTGGGCGACCGGGCTGTGGAAGTGATGGTAACAGCAATCGAAAAGGCTTTAGAGGATACCCCCAGGACAGACCACCGGCATCGGATTGAGCACTGCGGCTTTATCAATGAAAATCTGGTAGAGCGCATTAAAAAACTGGGCATTGTTGTTGTTCCCCAGCCGGCTTTCTTTTATGAATTCGGTGATGGCTATGTAATAAACTATGGAAAACGGATCGACTCAATGTTTCCCTGCCGCACATGGTTTGACAATGGCGTTGTCGCCGCCGGAAGCTCCGATTGCCCGGTCACCAGTTCCGATCCCCTCTTCGGCATTTTTGAAGCGGTCAACCGTGTGACGGGCAGCGGCAGAAAAGTTTCCCAGTGTCAGAGGATTAATATAAAAGAAGCGTTGCGGATGCATACATACAACGGTGCCTACGCCAGCTTTGAGGAGCAGATAAAAGGTTCCCTCGAGGTTGGAAAATTAGCCGATATGGTAGTTTTGTCCGAGAACCTCTACGAGGTTTCTGCAGAAAACATCAGAAATGTTCGTGTGGAACGTACAATTATTGACGGCGAAGACGTTTTCATTGCCGAATAA